In Nematostella vectensis chromosome 2, jaNemVect1.1, whole genome shotgun sequence, one genomic interval encodes:
- the LOC5521790 gene encoding Golgi-associated plant pathogenesis-related protein 1 encodes MSNFQKDCVDVHNELRAKHQAPKVTWSAQLAADAQVWANHIAKNGRLEHSSADSRPGQGENLYMCSPSEINAGDIVDEWYSEISKYKFDKPGWQSGTGHFTQVVWKGTKEVAMASAEGADGSVFVVGRYKPAGNVLSQFAENVLPKK; translated from the coding sequence ATGTCCAACTTCCAAAAAGATTGCGTCGATGTGCACAACGAGCTCCGCGCCAAGCACCAGGCCCCTAAGGTGACGTGGTCTGCTCAGCTGGCCGCGGATGCGCAGGTCTGGGCTAACCATATCGCCAAGAATGGTAGGCTAGAGCACTCGAGCGCAGACTCACGGCCAGGCCAGGGCGAAAACCTATACATGTGCTCTCCCAGTGAGATCAACGCGGGGGACATCGTGGACGAGTGGTATTCAGAAATCAGCAAGTACAAGTTTGACAAGCCTGGCTGGCAGAGTGGGACTGGGCACTTCACCCAAGTCGTGTGGAAGGGCACTAAGGAAGTCGCCATGGCGAGTGCCGAAGGGGCTGATGGGAGTGTCTTTGTGGTTGGGCGCTATAAGCCTGCTGGGAATGTTCTATCGCAGTTTGCCGAGAACGTGCTCCCCAAGAAGTAA